The window TAAGCTCATGGAATCCCAAAATAAGATTATTGACATGACCATTATGCTTCAAAAGGAGCTGGCGAACAGGATAGTCGCATCACCGAACTGTAAGGATTGGGGCATATTATCAATAGCCGTACAGTACAATGCAATTCCATCAATAGAATTGGAGATACCACGGGACGCCTTTTTCCCCTCTCCAAAGGTAGATTCAGCAGTAGTGAAGATTGTTCCAAGAAAGTATCCGGCAGTGAGGGTCAGTAATGAAAACCTGTTCTGGGCCATTATCAAATCTGCATTCTCTCACAGGAGGAAGACCCTTTTAAATTCACTTGCAATGGCTGGTTTTAAAAAGGAGAGTCTTGAGGAAATACTCGGTAATGCAGGCATAGACTTCTCTGTACGTCCTGAAAACCTCAGTATTGAAGACTGGGGGAAGATAGTGGATGACTTAACGGATCACCTGGAATATCAAAAGATGCGTAAAAGTCAGGAATGGTAAACCATTGCAGATGCCCTGCTCATGAGCGGGGCGCTCACAAAGGGCAATGAAA of the Nitrospirota bacterium genome contains:
- the rsmA gene encoding ribosomal RNA small subunit methyltransferase A — its product is MPNKSTAPKKHLGQNFLKDELLIEKIVEVANITKDDRVIEIGPGKGALTFRLAEKAMKVLALEIDHELYEYLEEKAQSYPNLTVLEEDVLKFRFETIESRFKIVANIPYYISTPIIFKLMESQNKIIDMTIMLQKELANRIVASPNCKDWGILSIAVQYNAIPSIELEIPRDAFFPSPKVDSAVVKIVPRKYPAVRVSNENLFWAIIKSAFSHRRKTLLNSLAMAGFKKESLEEILGNAGIDFSVRPENLSIEDWGKIVDDLTDHLEYQKMRKSQEW